A single window of Pseudomonadota bacterium DNA harbors:
- a CDS encoding NADH-quinone oxidoreductase subunit N, whose translation MRMQINLILPEIVLIVTVLMLFAASLLKRKGKVKAAIVMAGSGLASALTLLSLFWSGSLFCGAYQIDVLSQLSKFFLTGGLFLVSYMSRDLAGIEEEMRNEFSFFLSLSTLGLVMMSSAVELLTILVCLEISSYALYVVISFRLNPGQRQEVEAGIKYVIFGAAATGISLFGLSYVFAFCHSTYLVEISRQMPEIIGAQSLAVIGMVLLLSGFFYKLAMFPMHAWTPDIYQGASNETTAFIATLPK comes from the coding sequence ATGCGCATGCAAATAAACCTGATCCTGCCAGAAATTGTTCTGATTGTCACCGTCCTGATGTTGTTTGCGGCCTCTTTGCTAAAACGTAAAGGAAAAGTGAAAGCTGCCATTGTCATGGCTGGCTCCGGCCTTGCCTCTGCGCTCACGCTTCTATCCCTTTTCTGGTCAGGAAGTCTTTTCTGCGGGGCTTATCAGATAGATGTTCTTTCCCAGTTGAGTAAATTTTTTCTGACCGGCGGCCTTTTTCTGGTTTCCTACATGTCTAGAGATCTGGCCGGGATTGAAGAGGAAATGCGGAATGAGTTTTCTTTTTTTCTGTCACTGAGTACACTGGGGTTGGTGATGATGAGCAGCGCAGTTGAGCTGCTGACGATACTGGTCTGTCTCGAGATTTCTTCATACGCACTTTATGTGGTGATCTCATTTCGTCTCAATCCGGGGCAGCGTCAAGAGGTTGAAGCCGGTATCAAGTATGTAATTTTCGGGGCTGCGGCGACCGGTATCTCGTTGTTTGGGTTAAGCTATGTTTTCGCCTTCTGTCATTCCACTTATTTGGTTGAGATCAGCCGGCAGATGCCGGAAATTATCGGAGCTCAGTCTCTGGCCGTAATCGGAATGGTTCTGCTGCTCAGCGGCTTTTTCTATAAGTTGGCCATGTTTCCAATGCATGCCTGGACTCCTGATATTTATCAGGGAGCCTCCAATGAGACCACTGCTTTTATTGCGACCTTACCCAAAAT
- a CDS encoding NADH-quinone oxidoreductase subunit M, giving the protein MEKYLILNTLSYPVLSVIMVVPLFGALLSLLLKNEQRLKVFGMFVTLLTLVLSLPLYSCFDLHTAKYQFAELRAWFPLLNLDYVVGVDGISGLLVLLTTLIMPFCVLCSWRYIGKRVGEFIFVILVMETAMIGVFVSLNTVLFYIFWEAMLVPMFLLIAVWGGARRDYASIKFFLYTLCGSIFLLVAIVALYIKTGTFFIPALMDHEFSFAYQMWIFLACALAFAIKIPMYPLHTWLPAAHVEAPTAGSVILASILLKMGGYGFLRFCLPMAPAATVYCMPYLIALSLISIIFGGYLALGQTDIKKLIAYSSVGHMGFVTLGIFLLNDQGLKGAILQMINHGITTGGLFIMVGMIYERTHSREIADNSALGMLMPVYVTFLGIFSLSSLAFPGTNSFVGEFLVLLGAFKQSSLVGFLAIPGAILAAAYMLRLLQRMVWHDSDGHGHHHEGEEGDKAHAHALVDLDLREIIIVVVLAGFVFWIGLYPAPLLKFMDASVAHLLEQLAAGGIHLPAGGGGHAESHALLELGSWFKQVMPF; this is encoded by the coding sequence ATGGAAAAATATCTGATTCTCAACACCCTGAGCTATCCGGTGCTATCGGTGATCATGGTGGTTCCACTGTTCGGCGCCCTCCTCAGTCTTCTGCTTAAGAATGAACAACGGCTCAAGGTATTCGGTATGTTCGTGACCTTGTTGACTCTAGTACTGTCGTTGCCGCTCTACAGCTGCTTTGACCTGCATACCGCCAAATACCAATTCGCCGAATTAAGGGCCTGGTTTCCGCTGCTTAATCTGGATTATGTGGTCGGAGTCGATGGTATCAGTGGACTGCTGGTGTTGTTGACGACCTTGATTATGCCTTTCTGTGTTCTTTGTTCCTGGCGGTATATCGGTAAACGCGTCGGTGAGTTTATTTTTGTCATCCTGGTCATGGAAACCGCCATGATCGGGGTCTTTGTCAGCCTTAATACCGTGCTTTTTTATATCTTCTGGGAAGCGATGTTGGTTCCCATGTTTCTTTTGATTGCCGTCTGGGGCGGGGCTCGCAGGGACTATGCTTCGATCAAGTTCTTCCTCTACACCCTGTGCGGCAGTATCTTTCTTTTGGTCGCCATCGTCGCGCTTTACATCAAGACTGGAACCTTTTTCATCCCTGCCCTGATGGACCATGAGTTTTCCTTTGCCTATCAGATGTGGATTTTTCTTGCCTGCGCCCTGGCCTTTGCCATCAAAATCCCAATGTATCCGCTTCACACCTGGCTGCCGGCCGCCCATGTCGAGGCCCCGACCGCTGGAAGTGTCATTCTCGCCAGTATTCTGCTGAAAATGGGAGGTTACGGTTTTCTGCGCTTCTGTCTGCCGATGGCTCCGGCAGCCACGGTGTACTGCATGCCCTATTTGATCGCGCTGTCGTTGATTTCGATTATCTTTGGCGGTTATCTGGCTCTGGGGCAGACCGATATCAAAAAACTGATCGCCTATTCCAGCGTCGGCCACATGGGTTTTGTTACCCTGGGGATTTTTCTGCTCAACGACCAGGGACTTAAGGGTGCTATCCTGCAGATGATCAACCATGGGATCACCACGGGTGGGCTGTTTATCATGGTCGGGATGATTTACGAGCGCACTCACAGTCGCGAGATAGCCGATAATTCAGCGCTGGGAATGCTGATGCCGGTCTACGTTACCTTTCTCGGGATTTTTTCGTTATCATCGCTGGCCTTTCCGGGAACCAACAGCTTTGTCGGGGAGTTCCTGGTGTTGCTCGGAGCTTTCAAGCAGAGTTCGCTTGTCGGTTTTCTTGCCATTCCCGGCGCTATTCTTGCGGCGGCATACATGCTGCGGCTCTTGCAGCGTATGGTCTGGCATGATTCCGATGGACACGGCCATCATCACGAGGGTGAGGAGGGAGATAAAGCCCACGCTCACGCTCTTGTCGATCTTGATCTCCGGGAAATTATCATAGTAGTTGTGCTTGCCGGGTTTGTTTTCTGGATCGGACTTTATCCAGCTCCCCTGCTGAAGTTTATGGATGCCAGTGTCGCTCATCTGTTGGAACAGCTGGCGGCCGGCGGGATCCATCTGCCGGCGGGCGGGGGGGGGCACGCCGAATCGCACGCCCTGCTCGAACTCGGGAGTTGGTTTAAACAGGTTATGCCCTTTTAG